In a genomic window of Deinococcus ruber:
- a CDS encoding VOC family protein, with protein MLTNLTLAVLDPERSRRFYMTAFGLTETRRSAPGMAMLEVGNGVTLLFQDHQASSAAPTPGGVELGFEVDDVENTRHTLLALGAEVGDVQTMGWGGGFDARDPDGHALTVFRRHREG; from the coding sequence ATGCTCACCAACCTGACGCTGGCGGTTCTCGATCCAGAGCGCTCCCGCCGCTTCTACATGACGGCGTTCGGCCTGACCGAGACGAGGCGAAGTGCGCCCGGCATGGCGATGCTGGAAGTCGGCAACGGCGTCACGCTGCTGTTTCAGGATCATCAGGCGTCGAGCGCGGCTCCCACGCCCGGCGGTGTGGAACTGGGATTCGAGGTCGATGATGTCGAAAATACCCGCCATACCCTGCTGGCCCTGGGTGCAGAGGTAGGCGACGTGCAGACGATGGGCTGGGGCGGCGGTTTCGATGCCCGCGACCCCGACGGGCACGCGCTGACGGTGTTCCGCAGGCACCGGGAAGGCTGA
- the dxs gene encoding 1-deoxy-D-xylulose-5-phosphate synthase, protein MSKPRQAKKAPSVPALSESSTPLLDGIDSPDDLKKLSREQLPRLAQELRDEIVRIAAPGGLHLASSLGATDLIVALHYVLNSPRDRILFDVGHQAYAHKFLTGRKGQMGTVKKEGGLSGFTKVSESPHDAITVGHASTSLANALGMATARDALGQDYRVAAVIGDGALTGGMALAALNTIGDSGRKMLIVLNDNEMSISENVGAMSKFMRTLQVQRWFQEGEGASKKAISALSKPLSDLMSRAKSSTRHFFDPASINPFAAMGVRYVGPVDGHNISELVYLIERLNELDGPTILHVVTRKGKGLTYAEEDPIKWHGPSRFDPATGQSIKATSLPTEGELPRQSWSAVFGDAVTELSRLDPRLFVITPAMREGSGLVGYSRAHPNRYLDVGIAEDVAVTAAAGMALQGLKPVVAIYSTFLQRAYDQVLHDVAIENLGVIFAIDRGGVVGADGATHNGVFDLSFMRNIPNVKIGLPRSALELRGMLKEAMRIGGPVAIRYPRGETLTPPANSWPDLEWGTWERLRDAEEGNVVILAGGKALEYAEQAIHDLPGVGLVNARFVKPLDTAMLRELAGQARALITVEDNTVVGGFGSAVLEQLSAWGISTPVRVLGIPDEFQEHASVERVHARSGIDAQAIRTVLAELGVDVPLGV, encoded by the coding sequence ATGAGCAAGCCCCGTCAGGCGAAGAAGGCCCCCAGCGTCCCCGCCCTCAGCGAGTCCAGCACACCGCTGCTCGACGGCATCGACTCGCCCGACGACCTGAAAAAGCTGAGCCGCGAGCAGTTGCCCAGGCTGGCGCAGGAACTCCGCGACGAGATCGTCAGAATCGCGGCCCCCGGTGGGCTGCACCTTGCCTCGTCACTGGGAGCCACCGACCTGATCGTGGCGCTGCACTATGTGCTGAACAGCCCCCGCGACCGCATTCTCTTCGACGTCGGACATCAGGCGTATGCCCATAAATTTCTGACTGGACGCAAGGGGCAGATGGGCACCGTCAAGAAAGAAGGCGGTCTGAGCGGCTTTACCAAGGTCAGCGAGTCACCGCACGACGCCATCACGGTGGGGCACGCCAGCACCAGCCTCGCCAATGCGCTGGGCATGGCGACGGCCAGAGACGCGCTGGGGCAGGATTACCGCGTGGCCGCAGTCATCGGAGACGGAGCGCTGACCGGCGGCATGGCACTGGCCGCCCTGAACACCATCGGAGACAGCGGGCGGAAGATGCTGATCGTGCTGAACGACAACGAGATGAGCATCTCGGAAAACGTCGGCGCGATGAGCAAATTCATGCGGACGTTGCAGGTGCAGCGCTGGTTTCAGGAAGGCGAGGGGGCCAGCAAGAAGGCCATCAGCGCTCTGAGCAAGCCGCTGTCCGACCTGATGAGCCGCGCCAAATCCAGCACCCGGCACTTCTTCGACCCCGCCAGCATCAACCCCTTTGCCGCGATGGGCGTGCGCTACGTGGGGCCGGTCGACGGGCACAACATCTCAGAGCTGGTGTACCTGATCGAGCGGCTGAACGAGCTGGACGGCCCGACCATCCTGCATGTGGTGACGCGCAAGGGCAAGGGCCTCACCTACGCCGAGGAAGACCCGATCAAGTGGCATGGCCCCAGCAGGTTTGACCCGGCCACCGGACAGAGCATCAAGGCGACGAGCCTGCCCACCGAAGGCGAACTGCCGCGCCAGAGCTGGAGCGCCGTCTTTGGCGACGCCGTGACGGAACTGAGCCGCCTCGACCCGCGCCTGTTCGTGATTACGCCTGCCATGCGCGAAGGGTCGGGGCTGGTGGGTTACAGCCGGGCGCACCCCAACCGCTATCTGGACGTGGGCATTGCCGAAGACGTGGCGGTGACGGCGGCAGCGGGCATGGCGCTCCAGGGGCTGAAACCGGTGGTGGCGATCTACAGCACCTTCCTGCAACGCGCCTACGATCAAGTGCTGCACGACGTGGCTATCGAGAATCTGGGCGTCATCTTCGCGATTGACCGGGGCGGCGTGGTGGGCGCAGACGGAGCCACCCACAACGGCGTTTTCGATCTGAGCTTCATGCGGAACATTCCGAACGTGAAGATCGGGCTGCCACGTTCGGCACTGGAGCTGCGCGGCATGCTGAAGGAAGCCATGCGAATCGGCGGCCCGGTTGCCATCCGCTACCCTCGCGGCGAGACGCTGACGCCCCCAGCCAACAGTTGGCCCGATCTGGAATGGGGCACCTGGGAACGCCTGCGTGACGCCGAGGAAGGAAATGTGGTGATTCTGGCGGGCGGCAAGGCGCTGGAGTACGCCGAGCAGGCCATCCACGATCTGCCGGGCGTCGGCCTCGTCAATGCCCGTTTCGTGAAGCCGCTCGATACCGCCATGCTGCGCGAACTGGCAGGCCAGGCCCGCGCCCTGATTACCGTCGAAGACAATACCGTGGTCGGCGGCTTCGGCTCGGCGGTGCTGGAACAGCTCTCGGCGTGGGGCATCAGCACGCCCGTCCGGGTACTGGGCATTCCCGACGAGTTTCAGGAGCACGCCAGCGTGGAGCGTGTTCACGCCCGCAGCGGCATCGACGCGCAGGCCATCCGCACGGTATTGGCCGAGCTGGGCGTGGATGTTCCGCTGGGCGTGTAA